One genomic window of Panicum hallii strain FIL2 chromosome 6, PHallii_v3.1, whole genome shotgun sequence includes the following:
- the LOC112897929 gene encoding fasciclin-like arabinogalactan protein 2: MDLIRPLAVVAALLAVCAAAAEGFDILQILGKHDEFSQFCKLLNETHLAGDINRDRTITVLAVANGDMGHLTSGHYSLGTIRHILELHVVADYYDEKKLKQLSHGATAASTLFQRSGFAPGMAGYVNITQHRGGKVTFIVDDAADSVKPVTFVKQIESHRYDYSVLQVSSVLSSPEAEAPVAPPVPVNLTNLLSKKYCKSFAGLLAADAKAFDTINGTKDTALTLFCPVDAAVAAFMPKFKNLTAKAKTAILLYHAVPDYYSMQFLKSNKGKVTTLATTSVAKKDYTYEAQTEADTVTLDTTVTTSTIQATVRDDDPIAIYAVSKFLQPKELFKSKTKDLAPAPAPEGPKKKTKKKPSSTSAAAAPADDEPADGPASDDSADDAADKAGAVPSLLARWVTAAATLAAALALAA; this comes from the exons ATGGACCTGATAAGGCCGCTGGCCGTGGTGGCGGCGCTGCTGGCCGtgtgcgccgcggcggcggaggggttcGACATCCTCCAGATCCTGGGCAAGCACGACGAGTTCTCGCAGTTCTGCAAGTTGCTCAACGAGACGCACCTGGCCGGCGACATCAACCGGGACCGCACCATCACCGTGCTCGCCGTGGCCAACGGCGACATGGGACACCTCACCAGCGGCCACTACTCGCTCGGGACCATCCGCCACATCCTCGAGCTGCACGTCGTCGCCGACTACTACGACGAGAAGAAGCTCAAGCAGCTGTCGCACGGCGCCACCGCTGCATCCACCTTGTTCCAG CGATCCGGGTTTGCCCCCGGCATGGCAGGGTACGTCAACATAACGCAGCACCGTGGCGGCAAGGTGACATTTATCGTCGATGACGCAGCCGACTCCGTGAAGCCGGTCACCTTCGTCAAGCAGATCGAGAGCCACCGCTACGATTACTCGGTGCTCCAGGTCAGCAGTGTGCTCTCCTCCCCGGAGGCCGAGGCGCCCGTGGCCCCGCCAGTTCCTGTCAACCTCACCAACCTCCTCTCCAAGAAGTACTGCAAGAGCTTCGCGGGCCTCCTCGCTGCCGACGCCAAGGCCTTCGACACCATCAACGGAACCAAGGACACGGCGCTCACGCTCTTCTGCCCTGTGGACGCCGCCGTGGCCGCCTTCATGCCCAAGTTCAAGAACCTGACGGCCAAGGCCAAGACGGCCATCTTGCTCTACCATGCCGTGCCGGACTACTACTCCATGCAGTTCCTCAAGTCCAATAAAGGCAAGGTGACCACGCTCGCCACCACCAGCGTCGCCAAGAAGGACTACACCTACGAAGCGCAGACCGAGGCTGACACCGTCACGCTTGACACCACAGTCACCACCTCCACCATCCAAGCCACTGTCAGGGACGACGACCCGATCGCCATCTACGCCGTCTCCAAGTTCCTGCAGCCCAAGGAGCTTTTTAAGTCCAAAACCAAGGAcctcgcgccggcgccggcgccagagGGTCCCAAGAAGAAGACCAAGAAGAAGCCCAGCAGCAcctcggcggccgccgcgccagCGGACGACGAACCTGCGGACGGCCCGGCTTCCGACGACTCAGCTGACGACGCCGCAGACAAGGCCGGCGCCGTGCCGTCCCTGCTCGCCCGGTGGGTCACCGCGGCTGCTACGTTGGCAGCCGCGCTGGCGCTGGCGGCCTAA
- the LOC112897263 gene encoding probable LRR receptor-like serine/threonine-protein kinase At1g74360, giving the protein MSRLQHLLKLMCSVLILAELIRGNNDDMEVLIELKKFLQAHNQINRGAYDGWLESEASPCNWQGVGCDAGGRVSSLDLSSSRIFGPIFGNFSSLTGLDRLDLSANSITGELPDDLNRCVGLKQLNLSHNLICGALNISSLTSLKTLDVSQNRFEGGISMSFPATCDKLTTLNISSNNLRGSITGLFDNCSSLRYVDLSLNRFAGQVSQGMDGLVQFNAAENDLTGNISLSMFPEGCKLQFLDLSGNHLFGNLPNSIANCSGLTYLSLWGNGFDGKIPPGIGTIPGLEKLILGSNNFSREMPLELMNCIALNYLDISGNNFGGEVQGLFGKLTSLTNLKLHSNKYTDGIVSSGILRLPKLTMLDLSLNWFTGELPTEVSSMTSIKYLVLAQNNFYGEIPPVYGQLVQLQVLDLSYNNLSGGVPADIGNLSSLLVLMLAGNQLSGEIPREIGNCTSLLWLNLAGNKLSGQIPPEIAGTGSNPTPTFVRNQKDAVQLEIGTKKCLSVMRWIPIGYPGFNYVDSEMSLKDCRDLEDRILKGYGIVTPPYVQPCIILGYVRFSRNLLSGHIPPMISAMRNFHLLLLDDNLLSGVLPSEICQMPLVALNVSRNVISGVIPFEIGRMILLETLDLSFNNFSSGLPPSLNLLFKLNKFNVSYNPLLSGNVPSTGQLSTFDEQSFLGDPILSLRFADYGPHSESNEDELSSEGTEDHPAKEETMVSVIAFIVFFFATIVIREYHNLMYVYLGYKTQMCQYEDLWRYVTLELCNQVKKNSESSVKGHVVQVLNC; this is encoded by the exons ATGTCCAGGCTTCAGCATCTCCTCAAGTTGATGTGTTCAGTACTGATCTTGG CTGAGCTGATACGAGGGAACAACGACGACATGGAGGTGCTCATCGAGCTCAAGAAATTCCTGCAAGCACACAACCAAATAAACCGAGGCGCCTATGATGGATGGTTGGAGTCAGAGGCCTCGCCATGCAACTGGCAAGGAGTTGGATGTGATGCCGGCGGCCGTGTGAGTTCCCTTGACCTCTCTAGCTCGAGGATATTTGGACCCATCTTCGGCAATTTCTCCAGTCTCACTGGACTCGATCGTTTAGACCTCTCCGCAAATAGCATCACTGGTGAACTCCCAGATGACCTCAACAGATGCGTGGGACTGAAGCAACTCAACCTCTCACACAACCTCATATGTGGAGCCCTTAACATTTCCAGCCTGACAAGTCTGAAAACATTAGATGTCTCACAGAATCGGTTCGAGGGGGGAATTAGCATGAGCTTCCCTGCAACCTGTGACAAACTCACCACCCTCAACATCTCCAGCAACAACCTCAGAGGGAGCATCACTGGCCTGTTTGACAACTGCTCGAGTCTCAGATACGTGGATCTCAGCTTGAATCGCTTTGCTGGCCAGGTCTCTCAGGGCATGGACGGCCTTGTCCAGTTCAATGCTGCCGAGAATGACTTGACCGGAAACATTTCTCTCAGCATGTTTCCAGAAGGATGCAAACTACAGTTTCTGGACCTCTCCGGCAACCATTTGTTTGGCAACTTGCCGAATTCCATAGCAAATTGCTCCGGTTTGACATACCTGTCACTATGGGGGAACGGTTTTGATGGGAAGATACCACCAGGAATTGGAACGATTCCTGGGCTTGAAAAACTGATCCTTGGGAGCAACAACTTTTCCCGTGAGATGCCACTTGAGCTAATGAACTGCATTGCACTAAACTATCTGGACATTAGTGGCAACAATTTTGGTGGTGAGGTGCAAGGACTCTTTGGGAAGTTAACGAGTTTGACGAATCTGAAGCTTCACTCAAACAAGTACACTGATGGAATAGTGTCCTCTGGCATTCTTAGGCTGCCTAAGCTGACCATGCTTGATCTCAGCCTCAATTGGTTCACTGGGGAGCTACCTACCGAGGTGTCAAGCATGACAAGCATCAAATACCTCGTGCTTGCACAGAATAACTTCTATGGGGAGATCCCCCCGGTGTATGGACAGCTTGTTCAACTCCAAGTGTTGGATTTATCATACAATAATCTCTCCGGTGGTGTCCCTGCAGATATTGGCAACCTCTCCTCGCTTCTCGTGTTGATGCTTGCTGGAAACCAACTTTCTGGAGAGATCCCAAGGGAAATAGGGAACTGTACCAGCTTGCTATGGCTCAACCTTGCTGGAAATAAGCTATCCGGTCAGATTCCCCCGGAAATAGCAGGTACTGGGAGTAACCCTACTCCAACGTTTGTTAGGAATCAGAAGGATGCCGTGCAACTGGAGATTGGCACCAAGAAATGTCTCTCTGTGATGCGGTGGATTCCCATTGGTTACCCAGGGTTCAACTATGTTGACTCAGAGATGTCTTTGAAGGACTGCCGGGACCTAGAGGACCGAATCTTAAAGGGGTATGGTATTGTTACACCACCTTACGTCCAACCATGTATCATCCTGGGTTATGTTAGGTTCTCAAGAAATCTGTTATCAGGGCATATACCTCCCATGATTTCTGCAATGAGAAACTTCCACTTGCTCCTCCTAGATGATAACCTGCTCTCTGGCGTCCTACCATCAGAGATTTGTCAAATGCCGCTTGTTGCTCTTAATGTCTCTAGGAACGTAATTTCTGGTGTGATTCCTTTTGAGATTGGTCGGATGATACTCCTTGAGACCCTTGACTTGTCTTTTAACAACTTCTCTAGTGGACTTCCACCAAGTCTGAACCTGCTCTTTAAACTGAATAAGTTCAATGTTTCATATAATCCACTTCTCTCTGGCAATGTTCCATCTACTGGCCAACTTTCTACCTTCGACGAGCAATCCTTTCTTGGAGACCCTATCCTGTCTTTGCGTTTTGCTGACTATGGGCCCCATTCGGAATCAAATGAGGATGAGCTCTCTAGCGAAGGTACAGAAGATCATCCTGCTAAAGAAGAGACAATGGTGTCGGTCATCGCATTTattgtgtttttctttgccACAATTGTTATTAGAGAATATCACAACCTCATGTATGTGTACTTAGGCTATAAAACGCAGATGTGTCAGTATGAAGATTTATGGAGATATGTAACCCTTGAGCTTTGTAACCAAGTTAAAAAAAACTCGGAAAGTAGTGTCAAGGGCCATGTGGTTCAGGTATTGAATTGTTAA